The genomic segment TCAAGAAGCGCTTCAGACAATGCGGTTAGGGAAATCGGACCTCGCTTTGCAGAAGCTAAAATCGCTTCCTCCGGATTTCCCGTTCAATGAAAAGGAAATCGCGACCGGAAATGCTCATTTCTATGCGGGAAATTATCAAGAAGCTATCCAGCATTATCAAAAAGTTCTGGAAAGGGACCCTTTTCATGCGCTTGCAAGATGGAATTGGGAAGTTGCGCTAAAACACCAAACTGACCAGAGAGACCGGCCTCCTCAGCCAAAGCAACAGCCTTCTCCGCAAAACACGCCGGAAAACAGGGATGCGCTGTTGCAATATGTGGATCAGCTGGAAAAAGAGCAAAGGCAGAGATCGAACCGCAGCAATATCGGAAAATCGGATTTCGCGTGGTAAGGAAATGAATAAAAGCACCAAGACGCCAAGACGCCAAGGTTGGAAGAGTATTTTATTTTCTTGGCGAACTTGGCGTCTTGGCGGTTTATTAAGTTCCATTGTTTTGTTTTCATGCATTGCTTTTGCGGAACCACCGTTGCTGAGTTTGGAAGTCGAATCGACAACACTGCAATGGCAGGATGAATTTGTGGTCAAGCTGAGTATTTACGCTCCCGCCGAAATGGACTTACCGCCGGTTACCGTGGATGGTCTGGATCAGTTTCAGTTGCAGGGAACCGGAAAGAATCTGCTGCAGATTCCACGCGGAAAAACGAAACGATGGATTCTCACTTACACGCTGATTGCCTCAGAGACCGGTAACTTCAAAATCGGTCCGGCCATACTCAGCCACCAGGGCCAGACGTATCGTTCCAACATCGTATTCCTGAACATTGAAGGTCCCGTCCCAAGCAAACCGGTTCCGCCGCCTGCACCACCGAAGGTGGAAAAAAAATCTCCGGCGGCACCTTCCAAACAAGTCGCGCCTCCGAAACAAGAAACAAAACCGAAACAAGAAAAGAAACCTCCGGTGAAGGAGCCGGAACTTGAGCCAAAACCTGAAAAGAAAGAGGTTGTGAAACCGCCGGTTGTCATGTCGGCCGCTCAGATTGGAGACCGGATTCTTGTTTTGATGGAATCGCGCAAGAATCTCGCGTACCAGTTTCAGGGTATTCCGGTAACAGTCCGGTTGCTGTCACAGCTTCCTGTGGAAAATTTGCAGTTTCTAGAAGAAGCGGATTTCCCAGGATTTCTGCGATACGACTTCCCTTTTACTTCAAAACCAAAAGGGGAAGTTGTGAACTACCGGAATCAAAAATACGCTTCCTATGAGCTGGTCAAATTTCTTTTGTTTCCATTACAGGAAGGCAAGATTGAAATGCCACCCGTACGCTGCGAATTAAAGGTGCGTGTACCGTCCGGATCCTTTCCGGAAGCGGACCTAAGACTCAATCTGGAGCGTTCCTCTAATATTCTAAACCTGCAGGTGAAAGCATCGCCGGAAGGCGCGGCTGTAGGAGACTTCTCTTTGCGCAATGAAATTGTTTCCGATGAGCCGGATTACAAAATCATCAGGATGATTCTGGAAGGAAAAGGGCAACTCTCAACTTTCAACTTTCCCGAAATTGCAGGTCCCCGCTTTTTTACGCGCAGGCTTGGTGTCTCTACGAATGCAAAAATCGAAGGGGAGAATCTCATCAGTAAGAAAACTCAAGATGTGGAAATCACTCCTGAAAAATCTACTACTTCTGTGGCACTCCCGGAAGTCAACATCAAAGAATTTGATCCGGATTCAGGCCATCTTTCCGCGCTCCGCCTGCCATCGATGAACTTTCAGTTCCGTCCACCCGGAGCTGCCTCCAAACAAAAGCTCGATTTTCCAAAACTGAAGGGGAGTTCTGTTTGGCTGCTTTTCCTGATCCTGGGTTTCTTAACTCTGGCCGCCTATTTCCGGAACTATCGACCGCCGAGATCACGCGGACATCTCCGTCTGCATCACCTGTTCTCCGGGAAAAATCCAAAGCTGCAGATATCCAAGACAGCAGCAAGAAATCTCTATCAGCAAATAGCGATGCAAATCGCACAACAGGATGGAGATAGTTCTTCTTTAATGGAAGCTCTTCGCAGGCATCTGCCGCAAGAGGAATGGTTGAACGTGACGCGAGGTCTTCGCAAACTGGAACGAACGGCTTACTCCCAGACAAAGCCGGTTCCGGTGACCTATGAAGAAATGAAAAAAATATGCGAAAAAATTGAGGCCTTATGGCTACGTTGAAAATCCGCTATCTTGCGTCTGCGATCATCATCCTCTTATTCGCGGGCTCCTCTCTTTATTTTTCCAGAAAAGGCGCTGAAGGACCGTGGCATGCTAAAGTCATGGAATTGTGGGAAAAAGAAGAGTGGCACAATCTTCGCGCGCTTGGGGAAAACCTTCATGAAACAGGAAAACAAGATGTGGAATCCTATTACCTGGCCATGCTTGCATCGGAACAGCTGCAAGATGCCGCAGGGGTGCAGGTTTTTGCGGCGCGCTTATCAGAATCGCGAGCCCTGAACTGGTCGCTCGAACAACGGATTGCAAAACTCCATAAACCCGATTCTTTGCGAAAACGCATTGCTCTCTTCCGGACAAAAATCGTATTTGCCGCTTTGGCCGCTCTATTTCTATTTTTGATTTTTTCCTTGCGAAGAAGAGAACCGTATCAGGTTGTTCCGGCATTGATTTCGGTGGCGGGCTTAGTGGCGTTAATGTTGTAGCTCTTTTGAACAGAAGATCGCAAAGGTCGCGAAGTAGATTTTTTTATTCCTTTGCGCTCTTTGCGAGCTTCTGTTCAAGATTAATCGAAAATTCCGGAGATCAAGTCGAGGATCAGTTCAACGAAGGAGGAGGCCACATCCGATGAAGCTTCTCCAACACTTCCTGCGACTTGAATGGCGCCCGAAATAGCACCGGTAGCAAGATCCGATGCTGATCCGGCTACGTGAATCACACCTTCCGCAGCCTTACCTGCAATTCCCGGCATATCGCCTGCAATCTCAAGCCCCTTTGATGCAAGTTCAGGCAAATGGGTCAACACCTGAGCTGTGGCTGCAATGTACAGTTCCGGCGCCCAGATGAACATGTCCAGCGCAACACTGGCAGCGGCTACGCCGGCATCAGAAGTGGTCGCTCTGTTTTGAATGTTCGCCGAGTAGTATTTGAAAAGGGCCGTCAATTCACCGCCATCGAGCCATACTCCTTTGCAGTCGTGACAACAATCGAGGCTGATACCCTCACGGTGCGAAGATTGCAAAGGTTTTTGACAACCAGGGCAGAGAAAGGGCAAAGGAGACTTGCATTCGGGGCAATATTTCTCCGAACGGGAATGGTATGTTTCACACTGCTTGCACAAAACCGGATCCCGCTTGAGGTTGGGAAGTGGCGGCAGCAAAAGAGCGGATGCCGCATTTCTGTCCTGATAAACTCGGTGCAATTCATCCGCATCAAACCAGCTTCCACGGCATCGGGGACAAAAATCGATAGCGACTCCCTTCCCCACGGAAAGATTGCGCAAATCGCTCTTGCAAACGGGACACCTTCTCATCACAACCACGTTAGTTGACATCTCTATCGTCTGTCCATGATTCCAAACGGAGTATCCTTTCCTCCGGCTTGTCCTTGACCAGTTCAAAAAATTCGTAAATAACGGTACCTTGATTCGTTATTTTCATGTCCACATATCTTTTTACCACCAATTCCCGCATAATTTCATCCGCTTCTTCGGTATTCATCGATGTTTCGGAAACAATGTCCGGCAAAGTCAATTCTCCTCCCTTTTGCTTTGCCAACCGCAAGATCTCCTTCTCGCGTGAAGCAAGAATGCTCTTCCGGGATTCTTCAGCAGATTTCTTGTTTGATAGGGAGTGACTACGGATCATAAGTCCACCGACTGCAATAGGAACAAACGCAAATAAAAAGGCCACCATGGCCCGGATCATGAACGCAGGAGGCGTGGTGTCCACGAAAACTCCAAACAGCATGAACAGCCCGAAAAAAATCAGCAGCCCTCCACCAACTAATTTCTTCATAAAAACAGCCTCAAAAATCTTAATCGACGCACGAATTGTGCATATCTATACTATACGAGATCCATGGAAAAGAAGTTAACACCGGGAGTTTACATCCACCTACCTTTCTGTTCCGTGCAGTGCATTTATTGTGATTTTCCGCTCACGACGCGCCTGTCATTGTCGGAACGTTATTACTGCGCACTTTTAAAGGAATTAAAACAGAATCCTCCGGATAGAGCAGCCAGTACGTTGTATTTCGGCGGTGGAACCCCTTCTCTTGCACCTGCCGTAGTATTGCGAGAATTGATTGCATCGGCACAACTGCGCGCGCCTGAGGAAATCACACTCGAAGTGAATCCTGATCATGTGACCATCGAGAAACTTGCTGAATGGCACTCGCTTGGGATCAACCGTTTGAGTCTGGGGATACAATCACTCGAGCCGGCAGTCCTGCAAGGGATGTTGCGCCAACATTCTGCTGAACAGGCGCTGGATGCTCTCCTGGCTGCGCGTGAGGCGGGATTTCAAAACTTGAATGTGGATCTCATGCTTGGTTTCCCCGAACAAACGGTTTCTGGATTTCTATCCGGACTACAACGGTTGACCGAATTTCATCCTGATCATTTTTCCATCTATCTACTGGAAGTGCACGAACGCACGGGACTCCACCGGCTGATCCAATCCGGTAAAGTTGCATCGATGCCTGAAGAGGAACAGCTCGAATGTTTTGACACCGCAGTTGAAATGCTCGCCAGCGCTGAGTATGAGCACTATGAAGTTTCGAACTTTGCCCGGAAAGGAAAAACATCGTTCCATAATCTCAAATACTGGTCGGATGCGCCTTATCATGCCTATGGCGCCGGTGCATGTTCTTATCTCGGCTCGGTGCGAACTCGAAATCAGCCGGATGTGGCCAAATACATTGAATTGATAGAAACGGGTCAATCCCCTGTTGCGGAAACGATCCAGGAAGATGAAGAGACCACAGCGCGTAATGCTTTAATCTTTGGAATGAGAAAAGTAAATGGTATCGATATGAGTGCCTTCGAAAATATGTATCGAAGAACGCCGCAATCCTTGTTCGGGCCGGCTCTCGACGAGTATCTTTCGGGCGGCTTTCTTGAGATTACCCAGAATCACCTGCGATTGACGCGGAAAGGGATGCTGTTGTCGAATGAAATACTGAGCAGTGTTGTGTAGTGCTTGATCGTGGATTTTGATCGTAATCGTAAATCTTAATCCTACTTCGTGATTCAACCGGAGTGATGATTAGGATTTATGATCACGATCACGATTATGATTATGATTTATGATTATGATTACAATCCACGATTCTAGGTATGTAGTTGACTGTGTGACGATTGTCGTATTATATTCATGGTGTTTGGAAAACCATCTAAACTTGTAGAAACGGGAGAACTATGGCTACAGCCGTCTGGACGGGCACCGTCACGTTTGGTCTGGTCTCTATTCCGGTCAAGCTATTCACAGCAACCACTTCCCACGATGTTTCCTTTAACCTCCTGCACAATGTCTGTAAAGGGCGCATCAATCTCCAAAACTACTGCCCTCAATGCGAGCGAGTAATAGAACGGTCGGAGTTGGTCAAAGGATATCAATACGAAAAAAACCAATATGTGGTGATTCAAGATTCTGATCTGGAAGAGATCAAGCCTGAATCGAGCACGAATCTTGACATCATTCAGTTTATCGATCTGAAGGAAGTGGATCCGATCTTTTTCGAAAAGACTTACTATCTGGGTCCCGACAAATCCAGCAACAAACCATTTGGACTGCTGGCAAAAGCAATGGAAGAGACGGGACGCGCCGCGCTGGGAAAGCTCGTCATGAGAAACAAGGAATATCTCGCGTTGATCCGGCCTGGGTTGAAAGGATTACTGGTGCATTTCATGCTTTATCCGGATGAAATTCGTGAAAATGAAAATCAGATTTCAGGAGATTTCGAAGTGCGTCCTAAAGAGTTGCAGCTTGCCAAACAATTGATCGACAATCTGAGTGAGCCTTTCGACCCGCAAAAATTTGAAGATGAGCACATCAAAAGAGTCGAAGAAATGATCGACGCAAGATTGAAAGGGCGAAAACTGACTCTCGTCGCTCCCACTGCCAGACCCAAGGTCGTGGATTTGATGGATGCGCTGCAAAAGAGCATTGCTCAGGCCCGGGTGAAGCGTCCACCGGCTCGTGCCGAAGGAGCAAAGACTGCTCGCCTGAGAAAGGCCCGCTAGTTGTCGTAGCGAATTCATTGGTAACGTCCCAAAACCGATCATCTCAGTCAAATGAGAGTCTCAGTCACCCATACTTTTGGGACGTTATCAAATTCATTCGCTATCCTCGAAAACAGTCGCTACTACAAGCCCCGGCGAAACCGGAAGATTTCCAGAAGGCAATCCAACTAACCAGAAAGAAACGTATCTATCAGTGTGCTAAAATAAGTATGTTAACTCTCTGCAATTTACAAACCGATCGAATTCTCAAAAAATGGAGGAAAATCAATGCATAAGAAATTTGCCGCGCTTCTAGCGGTCATGGTCCTCGTGGCAGGCATCGGAGTTGCCGTTGTGAATGCAATGCAACATGAAGGTTCCTGGACGGGGGAAATTGTTGACGTTGCTTGCCATGCGTCCAAGGGAGCAAAGGGATCCAGCCACACTGAATGTGGTGCAAAATGTGTGAAAGCCGGATTGCCGGTGGGTATTCTGGTGGGTGATACGACATACCTTCTGATCAGCGCCGATCATAAGCCGCTCAACGCAACTCTAGCCGATCATGTGGGACATACTGTTACCGTTACTGGAACTCGTTTTGAATCCAAGGGCGCGAACTTGATCACCGTGAAAGACTGGAAAATGGCTACCAAGTAATCTCTTGGTATTCTTAAAAAGAGCCGTCCCTGTTCGGGGCGGCTTTTTTATTTGTCAGCTGCCGCCTATAATTAAACGCCATGGAAAAAGTAATTATTTTAGGATCAGGATGCGCCGGTTATACGGCCGCCATTTATACTTCCCGCGCCAATCTGGAGCCCTTGTTGTTGACAGGCATCGAAGTTCACGGCCAGCTGGGGCTCACTACGGATGTTGAGAATTATCCAGGGTTTCCCACCGGCATCATGGGACCAAAGTTAATGGAGATGATGAAGCAGCAAGCCGAGCGTTTCGGCACACGCATCATTTATGAACGAGCGAAGGAAGTCGATTTCCGCCGGCGTCCTTTTCTGGTCCGCACGGATGAGCGCGAGTTTGAAACCCAAACGGTCATCATTAGCACCGGTGCTTCGTCCCGGAAGCTGCAAATCCCGGGCGAGCTGGAATTTTCCGGAGCAACGGGAGGAGCGGGAGTCACCTACTGCGCAACATGCGATGGAGCATTTTACAAGAACGTTGAAGTGATCGTTGTCGGTGGTGGCGACACAGCCATGGAAGAAGCGCTCTTCTTAACCCGATACGCCAGCCGCGTATTCGTCGTCCACCGGAGGGATTCGTTGCGCGCAAGCAAAATCATGCAAGAAAGAGCGCTGAAACATCCAAAGATTGAATTCATCTGGAACACTGTCTTGACCGAAATTCTTGGAGATGCAAACAAGACCGCTAATTCCGTCAAAATGAAGAATCTGGTAAACGGTGAAAACTATAC from the bacterium genome contains:
- the trxB gene encoding thioredoxin-disulfide reductase; the protein is MEKVIILGSGCAGYTAAIYTSRANLEPLLLTGIEVHGQLGLTTDVENYPGFPTGIMGPKLMEMMKQQAERFGTRIIYERAKEVDFRRRPFLVRTDEREFETQTVIISTGASSRKLQIPGELEFSGATGGAGVTYCATCDGAFYKNVEVIVVGGGDTAMEEALFLTRYASRVFVVHRRDSLRASKIMQERALKHPKIEFIWNTVLTEILGDANKTANSVKMKNLVNGENYTRPIAGIFVAIGHVPNTQIFEGQLELDANGYIIANQRQQTNVEGVYASGDAQDHIYRQAVTAAGTGCAAAIEAERYLAHLESQS
- a CDS encoding Ku protein, with protein sequence MATAVWTGTVTFGLVSIPVKLFTATTSHDVSFNLLHNVCKGRINLQNYCPQCERVIERSELVKGYQYEKNQYVVIQDSDLEEIKPESSTNLDIIQFIDLKEVDPIFFEKTYYLGPDKSSNKPFGLLAKAMEETGRAALGKLVMRNKEYLALIRPGLKGLLVHFMLYPDEIRENENQISGDFEVRPKELQLAKQLIDNLSEPFDPQKFEDEHIKRVEEMIDARLKGRKLTLVAPTARPKVVDLMDALQKSIAQARVKRPPARAEGAKTARLRKAR
- the hemW gene encoding radical SAM family heme chaperone HemW encodes the protein MEKKLTPGVYIHLPFCSVQCIYCDFPLTTRLSLSERYYCALLKELKQNPPDRAASTLYFGGGTPSLAPAVVLRELIASAQLRAPEEITLEVNPDHVTIEKLAEWHSLGINRLSLGIQSLEPAVLQGMLRQHSAEQALDALLAAREAGFQNLNVDLMLGFPEQTVSGFLSGLQRLTEFHPDHFSIYLLEVHERTGLHRLIQSGKVASMPEEEQLECFDTAVEMLASAEYEHYEVSNFARKGKTSFHNLKYWSDAPYHAYGAGACSYLGSVRTRNQPDVAKYIELIETGQSPVAETIQEDEETTARNALIFGMRKVNGIDMSAFENMYRRTPQSLFGPALDEYLSGGFLEITQNHLRLTRKGMLLSNEILSSVV
- a CDS encoding BatD family protein, with amino-acid sequence MFSCIAFAEPPLLSLEVESTTLQWQDEFVVKLSIYAPAEMDLPPVTVDGLDQFQLQGTGKNLLQIPRGKTKRWILTYTLIASETGNFKIGPAILSHQGQTYRSNIVFLNIEGPVPSKPVPPPAPPKVEKKSPAAPSKQVAPPKQETKPKQEKKPPVKEPELEPKPEKKEVVKPPVVMSAAQIGDRILVLMESRKNLAYQFQGIPVTVRLLSQLPVENLQFLEEADFPGFLRYDFPFTSKPKGEVVNYRNQKYASYELVKFLLFPLQEGKIEMPPVRCELKVRVPSGSFPEADLRLNLERSSNILNLQVKASPEGAAVGDFSLRNEIVSDEPDYKIIRMILEGKGQLSTFNFPEIAGPRFFTRRLGVSTNAKIEGENLISKKTQDVEITPEKSTTSVALPEVNIKEFDPDSGHLSALRLPSMNFQFRPPGAASKQKLDFPKLKGSSVWLLFLILGFLTLAAYFRNYRPPRSRGHLRLHHLFSGKNPKLQISKTAARNLYQQIAMQIAQQDGDSSSLMEALRRHLPQEEWLNVTRGLRKLERTAYSQTKPVPVTYEEMKKICEKIEALWLR
- a CDS encoding zf-TFIIB domain-containing protein, with the translated sequence MSTNVVVMRRCPVCKSDLRNLSVGKGVAIDFCPRCRGSWFDADELHRVYQDRNAASALLLPPLPNLKRDPVLCKQCETYHSRSEKYCPECKSPLPFLCPGCQKPLQSSHREGISLDCCHDCKGVWLDGGELTALFKYYSANIQNRATTSDAGVAAASVALDMFIWAPELYIAATAQVLTHLPELASKGLEIAGDMPGIAGKAAEGVIHVAGSASDLATGAISGAIQVAGSVGEASSDVASSFVELILDLISGIFD